DNA sequence from the Raphanus sativus cultivar WK10039 unplaced genomic scaffold, ASM80110v3 Scaffold1753, whole genome shotgun sequence genome:
ATATCCTTAGCAACTAGAGACAAAATAGGGTACTTGGGACTGTTTCTCTTCCACCATGAAAGGACATCATAATCAGAACCTTTCATCAGTTTTGGCTTCTCCACATCCTCCTTTAGATACCACTCCAACTCACTTGATGTATCTTGAGTTCCTGTCTGTTGTACAAGTTCTTCATAAAGATTATCCATTCTCTCATAACCGAAACCATTTCCAAGCACCCTCTCCTCAAAAACTGTATCTCTAATCTGATCTTGTGATGATCCTCCTTGTGACTGTGAAGAAGAGGAAGTTCCTTGTTTATCATTCTTCTCATTTCTACTATACTCATCATATAAACTCTTCAAGATTTCCGATATAGACTCAGACAATAGCACATACTCAATGCTCTCTTTCCGATATAGATTTCAATACTTCCGCAATTTACCCATCATATCCAAAGCTTTGAACCGCAATTCTTCATCAGGACCAGGAGCAGAACTAATCTTACTAATATTCCTAGTAATAGTGACTATCTCATTGTAGATCTTATGGGCAGTAATGGAAGTAGAAGCTGAAAGAATTAATGTAGAATTGTAGAAGATAAAAAGAAACTGCACCAACCTCTCAGCTTCTTCCCAATCTCGAGTCAAAGGTGGTCCAATCCGCTTTTTCCCATCAACAATTTCCATGAAGTAGTCGTTGTAAGGTTTATCTTCAGCCTCCATTCTCTCAAATGCCAATCTGAACTTCAATGCTTGGTCAAGCATAAGATAAGTTAAATTCCTCCTTGTAGTCACATCTAATGGTAAGCTTGCCCTTGTCATCTTTCCGGTGTCCACACGAAACTCAAAAGCAATCTGTCTGTTGCCTGAAGACCTCACATACTGAATAACATTTTGAATTGCAGACAAACTAGCAGCGACCTCCAGCATACCTTCTTTCACAATCAGATTCAGTATGTGCATTGAACACCTAATATGCAGAAAGTTACCTTTGAGAACCAATGCTTCATCGAGATTTTTCAAAATGAATCCTTCTTTGAACTTCCTCATAGATGAAGTGTTTGCTGTTGCATTATCCACTGTTATAGAAAAGATCTTCTTGATATCCCACTCAGATAAGCAATCTAGAAGACATTTAGAGATCGTGCCTCCTTTATGATCTGGTACATTCTTGAAACCAATAATCATTTTCCTTAACTTCCAGTTGACATCAATAAAATGTGCAGTTATTACCATGTAGCTGGCTTTTGTGAATGGAGCAACCCATATATCTGTAGTGAGGGGACAATCTGTGCTTGTTCTCTCCAAAAATTTTCTTCATTGATGCTTTCCTTTGAACGTACATCTTCACTATTTCCCACGTACATGTTCGGCGTGACTGAGGATTGTCGAGCTTCATTTTATTGCAGAAATGTCTCCAGCCTAGACATTCGCTGAAAGCCAACGACAACTCAGCTAATACGATAATCTCATTTGTAGCTTCATGGAACACTTCTTCAGACACCTTTCCAAAACAAAGATTCCCTTCCTGATCTTGATTTAACTCTGTCTGACTCTGCTGCTCAGTGAACGCTTTTGCCGCTTTAAAGGCAGTGTGCGACTTGCATATTTTCGAGTGATGCATCAAGTTAGAAGTTCCAGATGATGTTGGACAAGACATCTCTTTCCCACAGTATCGACAATTACATTTGTTGTAGTCCTTTTCTTGCCTGATGAAATGTTCCCAAACAGGAGATCTTGTTTTCTTCCTTGCGCTTTGAGCAGAACCAGCAACTCCTTTGCCTTTTCTTTTGCCTTTATCCACAAGACTTGGTTGTGTTTCAACATCGTCTTCTGTCTCTTGTCCACTATCTTCACCCTCTCGATGAAAGTCATTAGATGCCATCTGCATCAACAAGTTTCTAATGAACATAAGCAACAAAAGAATACAAATCAGAGAAACATGGAATCAAAAACAGAGAATCAAATCAGAGAAACAGAGAAtcaaaaacagaataaaaacagaacaaaaacataaagaaaaagagtagaattTTAGAGAAACACACCTCAGATTTGTTTCTAGATGACGCTGATGGTGGAGAAGCTAACCAATCGGAGGAACCCATTTTTGTATTCGGATTAAACGGCGTAACTTTATAATATCGGAGAGAATCGAGAAATTTTGGGAAGTGGAACAGACTAAGGAAGGTGtggtttaatgatttggtttcgGGTGTTCGGATAACCGATCGGTTTCGGATAATAACCGCAACCGAACCGATAACCGCGGGTACAAGATGTAAGATCCGATCTGTTTATATGGCAATaccgaaaccgaaccaaaccggtGCATTTGGGGTCGGTTTCGGTTCGATTTTTCGGGTGCGGTTTATATGCCCAGGGctagagttattcttgggtttaCCCGTAGGgtcctttaggttcaccaaacaataggattcaagtatttttttatttaatatcttttaaaaaaaggaacaaaatcttgttaaattatattatgcttttaaaataaatagctaaaataaataaaaacagtagtatttgcaaaaaaaaaatttaaataatttttacccAAGTGTTCTGGATTTACCcaaatgtttagggtttagcgtttaggatttagggtatagagttttattaattttttttgcaactactaatgtttttatttatttttagctatttatttgaaaacataatataatttaacaatattttttaaagatattaaataataaaatacttgaatcctattggttggtgaaccaaAAGGTTCACcgtaggggtgaacccaagaataactctaatGCAAACTGTTGAaccagtttcttcttctctttcctttCTAATTAACCACTTGACAATTAGACAATATTTCCAATCTTAACTTTAACaaaatagttttgattttaCACAGTAAAAATATTGGATATTTATTTAGAGAAAAAGACCAATAAAGcatcaaatcaaatttttgTCTCAAAAATAGCATCATAAggaggaaaatgaccaaaagaaaGTTTgttgaagggtaaatatgcatttataacccttggattaattaatttaaaatttaaggtttagaattaaGGGGTGAAGTTTTAGGAAtatgttcaaatatttaaaaacaaaaaataaatattaaaatttttaaaacactatTAGAAAACGCGGCTGTAGCGACGAACATTAGCGACGAAaatatttcctcgtaaaattacgtcGACTTTACGAGGATAGTACGTGAAAAGACAAAGAAAACGTAAGTTCATCGTTAAAAAACGACGAAagcatttcgtcgtaaaacaaacataaattaaCGTGTGTTTTACGAGGAAAATGTATTTCGTCGTACAGTAGACGTAAACAAAGCGTGTTATTTACGAGGAAAGATATTACGAGTTATTTGCGATATTTTCTCGAGTCCACCTAATTTTAGTtgaaacacattttttttttggtaactacCTATatttcgttgtaaattcgtagtaaaatctcacctaccaatttcaaaattttcctataaatatgtcCTTTGTGTTTCATTTGAAACAtaccacaaaagaaaaaaaaatctaaaaacgtgaaagaaaaaaaaatgtccaGTGATGGAAATTATTTtgagttgcggaggtggatgtacACGCacagagatgctaacgggagagtgacgaaataATATCTGGAAGGActagagacatttatgcatcaagcagattcgaCACCGCTCGCCCAgaaaagcggtaagatgttttgtccttgtcggaaatgcaacaattcaaaACTGGCAATGcatgaaaatgtttggaagcatttaataaatagaggtttcatgtcaaattactatatctggtttcaacatggagaatgTTATAACTatgagaatgaagctagtagtagtaatagcaattttcagaatgaaccggttgatcatttgcataatcaacatagttaccatcaggaggagaaGATGGTAGattatgatagggttcatgatatggtagctgatgcatttgtagctcattatgatgatgaagttgaagaacctaacatagatgcaaattttttttatgaaatgttagatgctgcgaatcagccattttacagtggttgtagagaaggtctctctaaattgtcgttgactgctagaatgatgagtattaaaactgatcacaatctacctgaaagttgcattaATGCATGggcagacttgtttaaagagtatttgccgaaTGACAATGTCTATgttgattcttattatgagattcagaaactagttTATAGTCTTAGGTTGTCTTCTGAGATGATAgacgtttgcatcgacaactgcatgctctactagggagatgatgagaagttagaagagtgtcgattcttCAAGAAGCTACGATTCAAACCGCAAGGAcgaggacgtaatagggtaccgtaccaaaggatgtggtacctaccaattaccgacagattaaaaatattgtaccTAGGTCTGGGCACAAAATccggaacccgaaatccgaGCCGAACCCGAGCCAAAAAATCCGACCCGTTATTCTacccgaaatgtaaaaatacccgaacgggtcttgtagggttgtataaaaaatatccgaaccgaaatGTTATTAACCGAACTCGAACGACTAACCCGAAAAATCCaaaactaatagttaatataaatattttgaaatatatatgagtattttatttattaaattcaatatttatagtaagatgatatataataataaatattaaaaaatttataaataacttaagtacacaattaattataaatagatacTTTATAATTTGctcattaaaataataaatctactCTCTATAAGGTAATGTATATTTTTCACAAATGATATTGGTTTTCATGCTTGATCTAACATGAAAAATAGCCAAGGCAAGAACTGTTGCTAATAGAACATGACAAATAGTTTAGCTGTTGCTTCAGGCATTCAATTAGGAGCAGTAGCGGAGCTAGCTAAGCGATCTTTGTTTCTGAAGGAAGTTATTAAACTTTGGTAGAAATATGGTTTCAGTCTTTCCTTGGTTTGGGCATAGACAACTCAAGAGTGGTTGGTAGTAAACAATATAGTTGTAACAGTTCGATGAAACTCAAGAATTAAGAAAACTTCTTCTTATTAGCTTAAGAAACTTAGCTCAAAACTTAAGCTCTCACAACACAATCTCTAAATCTCACATTGACTGCAAACATACTTGCAAGTCTTATATAGAGATGTGATAAAACCTACAACACGCTTTTGATAGATTAATTAGATAAACATGAAACCTAGTCCTTATCTCCTAAGTTTACTCGATCTTCCTTTATCTTCTGATCCACGCAATCTTCAAGATTATCCATAACATTCACCCCCTTAATCTTGAAGTGAGTGTTCTTCACATCTTGAACACCAACTAGCTCCCGCATCTCTTTGAATTTGATTCTACCCAATGCCTTGGTTAGAAtatgatgtagcggaagcttcaAGGGATATAACTAGATCCGTTGATTCTGAGAATACCCGGATAACTAGTATAATAACAAGGATCTTATTTAATCTAAGAATGCctaagatcaatgtcttcttaaattcgttgaaatcaccaatgatctaccgaaaacaaggaataaaagagaaaactcttaacttttattaataatcaatcaactgaatacaaccatagagtctaaaagactatatataagaaaaccataaaaccctaaaacattaataataattatcaaaaataattaataaatcaataatagaATATTTGGAATAGttccaaatatctatctacatcattctctccaggttggagaagattcgtcctcgaatcttgtTCGTAGTCTTtgaatccaattttttttccaagaaaaactcttcctcgaatcttcaatagCATGTTTTGCACGATTATAGTACGGATCTGATTATAATTTGAATCTTCATAAATCCGTGTTTGCACAAATTTCGCACGCTATGGACGAAATCTTCATCAATATGATTTCGCCCTACTTTTGCACGAAACTTGTCCTGCACAGACTTTGCACATATCTCGTCCCGTCCGAAATTTACACGGTGCTCGCCCTGCCCGATTTTTGCACAGACGAGATTTTGAAAAGAATTTTCACTGAAGACGAAATCAACAACGCAGACATCATCTTCATAGATGTCGTAGATTGGATCTCCATAGATCTCTCGATAGATCTCATGGTTCTATTCTCTCTCAACAAAAGGACTTTCGTCTCGGATAGGATAGATGCTTATACTCACCATGACATCCAGAATCGTTCTTCGATTAAGAAACCAAAGATgtgtggctctgataccaactgatgtagcggaaacttctagggatagaactagatcCGTTGATTCTGAGAATACCCGGATAACTAGTATAATAACAAGgatcttatttagtctaagaatgcctaagatcaatgtcttcttaaattcgttgagatcaccaatgatctaccgaaaacaaggaataaaagagaaaactcttaacttttattaataatcaatcaactgaatacaaccatagagtctaaaagactatatataagaaaaccataaaaccctaaacattaatgataattatcaaaaataattaataaatcaataatagaatatttggaatatttccaaatatctatctacatcagAATATCAGCTTTCTGCAGAGTTCCTGCAATGTGTTCCACCACGACCTGATCATTGTCTACGCACTCTGTAATGAAGTGGTACTTCTTATGGATATGTTTGTTGCGCCCATGAAATACAGGGTTCTTCGTGAGAGCAATCGCAGACTTGTTGTCCAGTCTTATCACCACTTTCTTGCTTCCATTCTCAAGTACTTCTTCTAGTAACTCACTCAACCAAATGGCTTGCTTAGCTGCTTCAGTGGCTGCCATGAACTCAGCTTCACATGAGGTTAGAGCCACTGTTTCCTGTTTTGACGAGCACCAAGTGATCAAGCAATCGTTCAAGTAGAACAGGTGACTTGTTGTGCTCCTCCCATCATCAATATCCACGTTGTGAGAACTATCAGAATATCCTATCAGCTCAGAGCGGTTTGTCCTTAAGAACGTCAAGCCGAATGAACATGTTCCTTTGAGATAACGAAGGATCTGCTTCAAAGCAACACTGTGACTCTCCTTAGGGTCGTGCATATATCTGCTCAGGACCCCAACAGCAAACACCATGTCTGGACGAGTATGTAGAAGATAGCGCAGACAACCAATAATCCTTCTGTATTCCTTCTCGTCTACACTTCTCTCTTCTTGAGCTTAGACAACTTCAAACCAGCATCCATAGGAATCTGTCTTGGATTACACTCTGTCATATTAGTCTCCTCCAGAATTCTCTTTGCATAGCTTTCTTGCTTCAACGTAATTCCTCCATCAAACTGCACAACTTCAATTCCTAAGTAGTAGGTGAGTAAGCCGTGATCGCTCATATCAAACTTCAACGACATCCCTGCTTTGAACTCTGTTATCATCTTCAACTTCGAGCCAGTGATGAGCAAATCATCCACATATACTGCAACTAGAAGCAGATCATCATCTTTCCTCTTTATATACAGCGACGGTTCCTTGCTGCACTTAACAAACTCGAGCTCCTTAAGTACTTTGTTTAATTTCTCATTCCAGGCCCGCGGTGCCTGCTTTAAACCGTATAGCGCCTTCTTCAGCTTGTAGACTTTACTCTCACTTCCTTTGACGACAAACCCCTCTGGTTGACTGACATATACAACCTCCTTTAGATCACCATTTAAGAATGCGGTTTTAACATCTAGGTGATGAACTTGCCAGCCGTTTGATGCTGCTAATACAATGATAAACCTAACGGTTTCAATACGTGCTACTGGGGCAAAGACCTCCTCGTAGTCAACTCCATGCCTTTGAATGTACCCTTTAGCCACAAGCCTTGATTTGTGCTTGTTTATCATTCTATCAGAGTTGCGTTTGATCTTGAAAACCCACTTAAGACCAATAGCTTTAGCTCCTTGAGGAAAGTCCACCAGTTCCCAAGTATTGTTCTTGACAATCGAGTCAATCTCGTCTGCACATGCATCCTTCCATACTTGTTCTTTAATAGCCTCACTAAAGTTCCATGG
Encoded proteins:
- the LOC130504717 gene encoding secreted RxLR effector protein 161-like, which produces MVFAVGVLSRYMHDPKESHSVALKQILRYLKGTCSFGLTFLRTNRSELIGYSDSSHNVDIDDGRSTTSHLFYLNDCLITWCSSKQETVALTSCEAEFMAATEAAKQAIWLSELLEEVLENGSKKVVIRLDNKSAIALTKNPVFHGRNKHIHKKYHFITECVDNDQVVVEHIAGTLQKADILM